The following coding sequences are from one Streptomyces sp. NBC_00536 window:
- a CDS encoding response regulator: MNAEARADAGMAGNGGAQEPIRVLIADDQPLVRRGLALILGPDPAIRVVAEAGDGEEAVALAHRHHPDVIVMDIRMPVLDGVGATGRIAAELPGCRVLALSTFDLDEYVVAALRAGASGFLPKDVSPEELLAAVRTVHTGEAAVAPRLLTRLLSAYVTAPARTRPRPTDRVPAVGDLTPREAEVWRLMATGLDNAEIAGEMDISGSTVKNHITNVFGKLGVRDRAQAVIAAYESGLVEAARTGDLA; this comes from the coding sequence ATGAACGCCGAGGCGAGGGCGGATGCGGGCATGGCCGGGAACGGCGGGGCGCAGGAGCCGATCCGGGTGCTGATCGCCGACGACCAGCCGCTCGTCCGGCGCGGTCTGGCCCTGATCCTCGGGCCCGACCCCGCCATCCGGGTGGTCGCCGAGGCGGGCGACGGCGAGGAAGCCGTGGCCCTCGCCCACCGCCACCACCCCGACGTCATCGTGATGGACATCCGGATGCCGGTCCTCGACGGGGTGGGGGCCACCGGGCGGATCGCCGCGGAACTGCCGGGGTGCCGGGTGCTCGCCCTGAGCACCTTCGATCTGGACGAGTACGTCGTGGCCGCCCTGCGCGCCGGCGCCTCCGGCTTCCTGCCGAAGGACGTCTCCCCCGAGGAACTGCTCGCCGCGGTCCGCACGGTCCACACGGGCGAGGCCGCCGTCGCCCCACGCCTGCTCACCCGGCTGCTCTCCGCCTACGTCACCGCACCTGCCCGGACCCGGCCCCGGCCGACCGACCGCGTACCGGCCGTCGGCGACCTCACGCCCCGGGAGGCCGAGGTGTGGCGGCTGATGGCCACCGGCCTCGACAACGCGGAGATCGCCGGGGAGATGGACATCAGCGGGTCCACCGTCAAGAACCACATCACGAACGTCTTCGGCAAACTCGGCGTGCGCGACCGTGCGCAAGCGGTCATCGCCGCCTACGAATCCGGGCTCGTCGAGGCGGCCCGTACGGGGGACTTGGCTTAG